One stretch of Prosthecobacter debontii DNA includes these proteins:
- a CDS encoding nicotinate phosphoribosyltransferase encodes MNSNTPLLTDLYQLTMAAGYWKCGKAEQEAVFHLFFRRLPFAGGYAVAAGLGDVVAWLQGFRFEASDLEYLATLPGRDGKPLFCQGFLDYLAQMKWQCDVDAIPEGTVVFPHEPLIRVKGPLIQAQLIETALLNIVNFQTLIATKAARVCLAAQGEPVLEFGLRRAQGPDGAVMASRAAFIGGCASTSNVLAGKIHGIPVRGTHAHSWVMSFETELEAFAAYAEAMPNNCVFLVDTYDTLDGVRHAVEIGQRLREQGHEMAGIRLDSGDLAWLSVEARRLLDAAGFPDAFIVASNDLDEHLIESLKHQEAKVNVWGVGTRLVTGGEQAALGGVYKLGAIRNAQGVWEPKIKLSEQAIKVSNPGIQQVRRYMLNGEFRGDAIYDEEAGCPEVVEIQHPVDPQRSKSIPEEASHEDLLKPVFRNGKRVMDLPTLPQIQAHCREQLTHLHPTIKRLLNPHSYTAGVERSLHERKLAMIATAKTHH; translated from the coding sequence ATGAATTCGAATACCCCACTTCTCACGGATCTTTATCAGCTCACCATGGCCGCCGGATACTGGAAATGCGGCAAGGCGGAACAGGAGGCTGTGTTTCATTTGTTCTTCCGCCGTTTACCGTTCGCTGGAGGTTATGCGGTGGCGGCGGGTCTGGGAGATGTGGTGGCTTGGTTACAAGGCTTTCGCTTTGAGGCATCGGACTTGGAGTATCTCGCCACTCTGCCTGGACGGGATGGTAAGCCTTTGTTCTGCCAAGGCTTTCTGGACTATCTGGCTCAGATGAAGTGGCAGTGTGATGTGGATGCGATCCCTGAGGGAACGGTGGTGTTTCCGCATGAACCTTTGATCCGAGTCAAAGGACCTCTGATCCAAGCTCAGTTGATCGAGACGGCTTTGCTGAACATCGTGAACTTTCAGACCTTGATTGCGACGAAGGCGGCTCGTGTGTGCTTGGCGGCTCAGGGAGAACCGGTGCTGGAGTTTGGCCTGCGTCGGGCCCAGGGGCCGGATGGAGCGGTGATGGCCAGTCGCGCGGCTTTCATCGGAGGCTGTGCTTCGACTTCGAATGTCTTGGCGGGAAAGATCCATGGCATTCCTGTGCGCGGCACGCATGCGCACTCGTGGGTGATGTCATTTGAAACCGAGCTGGAGGCCTTTGCAGCTTATGCTGAGGCGATGCCTAACAATTGTGTCTTTCTTGTGGATACCTATGACACTCTGGATGGGGTGCGCCATGCGGTGGAGATCGGTCAACGTCTCCGTGAGCAAGGGCACGAGATGGCAGGCATTCGGCTGGATTCGGGAGATCTGGCGTGGTTGAGCGTTGAAGCACGTCGCCTGTTGGATGCGGCAGGATTCCCAGACGCATTCATCGTCGCCAGTAACGATTTGGATGAGCACTTGATCGAGAGCCTCAAGCACCAGGAGGCCAAGGTTAATGTGTGGGGAGTCGGCACACGGCTTGTGACCGGTGGGGAACAGGCTGCACTCGGAGGCGTTTACAAATTGGGAGCCATCCGCAATGCACAAGGGGTGTGGGAACCCAAGATCAAACTGAGTGAGCAAGCCATCAAGGTGAGTAACCCAGGCATCCAGCAGGTGCGGCGTTACATGCTGAATGGCGAGTTTCGGGGTGATGCGATTTATGATGAAGAAGCGGGTTGTCCTGAGGTGGTGGAGATCCAGCATCCGGTGGATCCACAGCGCAGTAAAAGCATTCCTGAAGAGGCCAGTCATGAAGATCTGCTGAAGCCTGTCTTCAGAAATGGGAAGCGGGTGATGGACTTGCCGACGCTTCCGCAAATCCAAGCGCATTGCCGAGAGCAACTCACTCATCTGCACCCCACGATCAAACGTCTGCTCAATCCCCACAGCTACACCGCCGGTGTGGAGCGATCCCTACACGAAAGGAAGTTGGCGATGATCGCCACAGCTAAAACGCATCATTGA
- a CDS encoding ADP-ribosylglycohydrolase family protein, producing the protein MKAGHHRILGCLLGTAVGDALALPMEGMSRNRVRRFMGQRELRHRLFFGRGMFSDDTEHTLMVAIAWLQNPEDPAAFQRSFAWSLRWWLAALPAGVGMATARAVIKLWLGFSPSHSGVRSAGNGAAMRSAILGALLTDRPEQRRHFVLASCRLTHTDPRAEEAALLVAEAAALAVQSVDSKTVLENLRPLVSSEDMHMRFGKLEEALQAGLSVLEYAAAIGCDQEVSGFAPNTVAVALYAWLKHRGDFAQMITQVIRCGGDTDTVAAIAGGISGSEVGESGIPDQWLKNLRDCPRSVGYIRAVAKALSQRWGGGLVEKPQLYWPLVLPRNMVFLLIVVAHGFRRLFLPR; encoded by the coding sequence ATGAAGGCTGGTCATCATCGCATCCTCGGTTGTCTCTTGGGCACGGCAGTAGGTGATGCCTTGGCGTTGCCCATGGAGGGGATGTCGAGAAATCGAGTGCGGCGTTTCATGGGGCAGAGAGAGCTTCGTCATCGGCTGTTTTTTGGACGAGGCATGTTTAGCGATGACACGGAACACACGCTCATGGTGGCCATCGCCTGGTTGCAGAATCCGGAAGATCCGGCTGCGTTTCAGCGGTCCTTTGCCTGGTCGTTGAGGTGGTGGCTGGCGGCACTGCCCGCCGGAGTGGGTATGGCTACGGCCAGAGCGGTGATCAAGCTCTGGCTAGGTTTCTCTCCATCTCATTCAGGTGTTCGTTCAGCAGGCAATGGAGCGGCCATGCGCAGTGCGATTCTCGGGGCTTTATTAACTGATCGGCCGGAACAACGAAGACACTTTGTTCTGGCTTCATGCAGACTGACCCACACCGATCCGAGGGCTGAGGAAGCTGCTCTCTTGGTGGCGGAGGCTGCGGCTCTGGCCGTCCAGAGTGTTGATTCAAAAACCGTTCTTGAGAACCTTCGTCCTTTGGTCAGCAGCGAGGACATGCACATGCGCTTCGGGAAGCTGGAAGAAGCCCTTCAAGCCGGGTTGTCGGTATTAGAATATGCGGCAGCGATTGGTTGTGACCAGGAGGTCTCCGGTTTTGCGCCGAATACAGTTGCTGTGGCCCTTTACGCTTGGCTGAAACATCGTGGAGACTTTGCCCAGATGATCACCCAGGTCATTCGTTGCGGTGGGGATACCGATACGGTCGCCGCCATTGCGGGGGGCATCAGTGGCAGCGAAGTCGGTGAGTCGGGAATCCCTGATCAATGGCTGAAGAATCTTCGGGATTGTCCCAGATCCGTCGGCTACATCCGCGCGGTAGCGAAGGCGTTATCGCAGCGATGGGGCGGTGGATTGGTCGAGAAACCGCAGCTTTACTGGCCACTCGTCCTTCCTCGCAACATGGTCTTCTTGCTCATTGTCGTGGCACATGGCTTTCGACGTCTCTTCTTACCTCGTTGA
- a CDS encoding ADP-ribosylglycohydrolase family protein has product MQSFKPQQRSLGGLYGSLIGDALGVPVEFKPRADRVRDPVTGMRDYGTHGQPAGTWSDDGALLLCSVESLIEKGFDTQDMGKRFVRWYAKGLWTAHGTIFDIGIATRKALRLIEEGCPAELAGGQDQYDNGNGSLMRILPVALAGLSLDENVFCDQIERASAITHGHERSKMACVFHGMLTRGLMAGLSVQDTLDQTRRDFGRRYQDSPEISAFRDLLHADIATWHESEILSGGYVMETLTASVWCLLTTQSFSECVLKAVNLGDDTDTTGCVAGGLAGLLYGMDGIPAEWMAKLCRSKDLETLFVRFNQQFITHET; this is encoded by the coding sequence ATGCAGTCGTTCAAACCACAACAACGCTCCCTCGGCGGCCTTTACGGCTCCCTGATTGGCGATGCCCTGGGTGTGCCCGTGGAGTTCAAACCGAGGGCTGATCGGGTTCGCGATCCCGTGACGGGCATGCGTGATTATGGCACCCATGGTCAGCCTGCGGGCACGTGGTCGGACGATGGGGCTTTGCTCCTCTGTTCGGTAGAGAGCCTGATCGAAAAAGGCTTCGATACCCAGGATATGGGCAAACGGTTTGTCCGGTGGTATGCCAAGGGGTTATGGACAGCTCACGGCACGATCTTTGATATCGGCATTGCCACCCGCAAAGCTCTGCGATTAATCGAAGAAGGCTGTCCTGCGGAGCTCGCGGGTGGGCAGGACCAATACGATAATGGTAATGGCTCGCTGATGCGGATCCTGCCTGTGGCTCTGGCGGGGCTTAGTTTGGATGAAAATGTGTTCTGTGATCAGATCGAACGCGCCTCGGCCATCACCCATGGACATGAGCGGTCGAAGATGGCCTGCGTTTTCCATGGCATGCTGACTCGCGGTTTGATGGCAGGTCTTTCGGTTCAAGATACCCTTGATCAAACACGTCGTGACTTTGGACGCCGTTATCAGGATTCGCCTGAGATCTCGGCCTTTCGAGACCTGCTTCACGCGGACATTGCCACCTGGCATGAATCCGAGATCCTTTCAGGAGGTTATGTGATGGAAACTCTCACAGCCTCGGTGTGGTGTTTGCTGACCACGCAGAGTTTTTCCGAATGCGTGCTCAAAGCGGTGAATCTCGGTGATGACACCGATACCACCGGCTGTGTCGCCGGAGGCCTAGCAGGGCTGCTTTACGGCATGGACGGCATCCCTGCCGAGTGGATGGCCAAACTCTGTCGGTCTAAAGATTTAGAGACTCTTTTTGTTAGGTTTAACCAACAGTTTATTACCCATGAAACCTGA
- a CDS encoding DUF4291 domain-containing protein, which produces MNLNICHYIEQQADWPQSGRHIMAQFDDESIIVYQAYRPAIARHAVENQRFGGEFSYARMSWIKPNFLWMMYRAGWATKEGQEHILAVRLKRLFFEELLENAVASSFGASGFDSHETWSHAVAHSDVRLQWDPDHHPNGNKLERRAIQLGLRGEMLNRYGSQEVLSIEDITPFVIQQRQCLPGNLEELQMPSEQVFQPFSPKAAETVGCMPCQ; this is translated from the coding sequence ATGAACTTAAACATCTGTCACTACATCGAGCAGCAGGCTGACTGGCCACAAAGTGGTCGTCACATCATGGCTCAGTTCGATGATGAATCGATCATCGTCTATCAAGCCTATCGGCCTGCCATTGCACGTCATGCCGTGGAGAATCAGCGTTTCGGCGGTGAGTTCAGTTATGCCCGCATGAGCTGGATCAAACCGAACTTTCTCTGGATGATGTATCGTGCAGGCTGGGCCACGAAGGAAGGCCAGGAGCACATTTTAGCGGTGCGATTGAAACGCCTCTTCTTTGAGGAACTTTTGGAAAACGCCGTTGCCTCAAGCTTCGGAGCCAGCGGTTTTGATTCGCATGAAACCTGGAGTCACGCTGTGGCGCATTCGGATGTTCGTCTTCAGTGGGACCCCGACCATCATCCCAATGGCAACAAGCTGGAGCGACGGGCCATCCAACTCGGCCTTCGGGGTGAGATGCTAAACCGATACGGGAGTCAGGAGGTTCTCAGCATTGAAGACATCACTCCATTTGTAATTCAGCAACGGCAATGCCTTCCGGGTAATCTCGAAGAACTCCAGATGCCGTCGGAACAAGTTTTCCAACCCTTCAGTCCAAAGGCCGCAGAAACCGTTGGCTGCATGCCATGCCAGTAA
- a CDS encoding NADAR family protein encodes MTTLYPIHSRDGLTAVMRNGYMPKWLHFWGHTPSKDGSLIKTCFSQWWAAHPFTLEGVSYATAEHFMMAEKARLFQDQSTLSRILNARSPAEAKKLGRLVQGFDDSVWKAARWDIVVQGNLAKFGQHSDLKAFLLQTGDKVIVEASPFDRIWGIGMGAENPNATNPAQWKGLNLLGFALMEVRERLRGL; translated from the coding sequence ATGACCACCCTTTACCCCATCCACTCCCGCGATGGCCTAACAGCTGTCATGCGGAATGGCTACATGCCGAAATGGCTCCACTTTTGGGGCCATACTCCCTCCAAAGATGGTTCTTTGATCAAGACCTGTTTCAGCCAATGGTGGGCCGCGCACCCTTTCACCCTTGAAGGTGTCTCATACGCCACGGCTGAGCACTTCATGATGGCTGAAAAAGCCCGGCTGTTTCAGGACCAGTCGACCCTCAGCCGCATCCTCAACGCCAGATCTCCAGCGGAGGCCAAGAAGCTCGGCAGGTTGGTCCAAGGTTTCGATGACAGCGTCTGGAAAGCTGCCCGCTGGGACATCGTGGTGCAGGGCAACCTCGCCAAATTCGGTCAGCACTCCGACCTCAAAGCCTTTCTTCTTCAGACCGGAGACAAGGTCATCGTTGAGGCCAGTCCCTTTGATCGCATCTGGGGCATTGGCATGGGTGCTGAAAATCCAAACGCCACCAACCCGGCCCAGTGGAAAGGGCTGAACCTGCTCGGCTTCGCGCTGATGGAGGTCCGGGAGCGGCTGAGAGGTCTTTGA
- a CDS encoding NUDIX hydrolase has protein sequence MKHVYEYPRAALTVDCVVFGFDGGELKLLLIERGLAPFKGCWALPGGFVRVDETLDQAALRELEEETGLEKVFLEQLYTFSSVDRDPRERVISVAYYALTKLADHRTRAATDAADAQWFPIPDVPSLAFDHADILTTAIQRLRGKLRYEPIGFELLPAKFTLSQLQQLYEAVLGTELDKRNFRKKVLGFDLLIPLNETHREGAHRPAQLFRFDPVRYGKLKKKGFLFEL, from the coding sequence ATGAAACATGTTTATGAATACCCACGCGCCGCACTCACGGTGGACTGCGTCGTTTTTGGGTTCGATGGAGGTGAATTGAAGCTTTTGCTCATCGAGCGTGGCTTGGCTCCATTCAAAGGCTGCTGGGCCTTGCCAGGCGGCTTCGTGCGTGTGGATGAAACGCTGGATCAGGCCGCTTTGCGTGAGTTGGAAGAAGAGACCGGTTTGGAAAAGGTTTTCCTCGAGCAACTCTACACTTTCAGTTCGGTGGATCGAGACCCGCGTGAGCGAGTCATCAGTGTTGCCTATTATGCGCTGACGAAGCTGGCCGATCACCGCACCCGTGCTGCGACGGACGCCGCCGATGCCCAGTGGTTTCCCATCCCAGATGTGCCGTCCCTCGCGTTCGACCACGCTGACATCCTGACCACCGCCATCCAGCGTCTGCGCGGCAAGCTTCGTTATGAACCCATCGGCTTTGAACTCCTGCCCGCCAAGTTTACCCTCAGTCAACTCCAGCAACTCTATGAAGCGGTTTTGGGAACCGAACTCGATAAGAGAAACTTCCGCAAAAAGGTTCTCGGTTTCGACCTCCTCATCCCCCTCAACGAAACCCATCGCGAAGGCGCCCATCGCCCCGCCCAGCTCTTCCGCTTCGATCCCGTGCGGTATGGGAAGCTCAAGAAAAAGGGATTCTTGTTTGAGTTATGA
- a CDS encoding GlsB/YeaQ/YmgE family stress response membrane protein — protein sequence MGIISWIILGLLAGLIAKSIMPGKDPGGCLVTILLGIVGASVGGWIGTQLGWGTVQNFDLRGLGLSILGSLVLLFIYRLIAGKR from the coding sequence ATGGGCATCATCTCTTGGATCATCCTCGGCCTCCTCGCAGGTCTTATTGCTAAATCCATCATGCCGGGCAAAGACCCTGGCGGATGCTTAGTCACGATTCTCCTTGGCATCGTCGGCGCCTCCGTGGGCGGCTGGATCGGCACCCAACTTGGCTGGGGCACTGTGCAGAATTTTGACCTCCGCGGCTTGGGTCTATCCATTCTCGGTTCACTGGTTCTGCTCTTTATCTATCGCTTGATCGCGGGAAAAAGATAA